One genomic segment of Suncus etruscus isolate mSunEtr1 chromosome 15, mSunEtr1.pri.cur, whole genome shotgun sequence includes these proteins:
- the PLVAP gene encoding plasmalemma vesicle-associated protein — translation MGLPVDRGSPYVRPRHHGCWYYLRYFFLFVSLIQFLIILGLVLFMVYGNVHLGTEKALEATERRAQSLQGQVLGLSASCANLSKELNITARAKDSIMQMMISARRDGDRINISYRQCQADLALYQSNQHILAAIILSEKQCKEQLKEDNRTCNALLQKLNQKVQALEKDMEKGKAQCTLDKESLAQSLRLAEAQAAECGRAQALLQRERTLADDRLRKVQDLCAPLDRDSLERQFRELWKDSMLSRSLSDLSYRHLTPLDLGFLRTCEQVSDRLVNKAEEVASRLRAGIERVARENSELQRQKLQVEEALQACKEALSKAEKEAPARENRARSECALQTQLQLRDKEALRQERDALARELDARRQEVEQLRSKLDISDKALETCIRAKSQIIPQKTVVVPPQPPSIKDINPAAVEEFKKKILESQGLQRSNTAPASSG, via the exons ATGGGCCTGCCCGTGGACCGGGGGAGCCCCTACGTGCGGCCTCGCCACCATGGCTGCTGGTATTACCTGCGCTACTTCTTCCTCTTCGTGTCGCTCATCCAGTTCCTCATCATCCTGGGCCTGGTGCTCTTCATGGTCTATGGCAACGTACACCTGGGCACCGAGAAGGCCCTGGAGGCCACGGAGCGGCGCGCGCAGAGCCTCCAAGGCCAGGTGCTGGGGCTGTCCGCGTCGTGTGCCAACTTGTCCAAGGAGCTGAACATCACCGCCCGCGCCAAGGACTCCATCATGCAGATGATGATAAGTGCCCGGCGGGACGGGGACCGCATCAACATCAGCTATCGCCAGTGCCAGGCCGACCTG GCATTGTACCAGAGCAACCAGCACATCCTGGCCGCCATCATCCTGAGTGAGAAGCAGTGCAAAGAGCAGCTCAAGGAGGACAACCGCACTTGTAAtg CTTTGCTCCAGAAGCTGAACCAGAAGGTGCAGGCCCTGGAGAAGGACATGGAGAAGGGCAAGGCCCAGTGCACCCTGGACAAAGAGAGCCTGGCGCAAAGCCTGCGCTTGGCCGAGGCGCAGGCCGCCGAGTGCGGGCGGGCCCAGGCGCTGCTGCAGCGGGAGCGCACCCTGGCCGACGACCGGCTGCGGAAGGTGCAGGACCTGTGCGCGCCCCTGGACCGGGACTCCCTGGAGAGGCAGTTCCGAGAGCTCTGGAAGGACTCGATGCTGTCGCGCTCCCTCAGCGACCTGTCCTACCGCCACCTGACCCCGCTGGACCTGGGCTTCCTGCGCACCTGTGAGCAGGTCTCCGACCGCCTCGTCAACAAGGCGGAGGAGGTGGCCAGCAGGCTGCGAGCGGGGATCGAACGCGTGGCCCGGGAGAACTCGGAGCTGCAGCGCCAGAAGCTGCAGGTGGAGGAGGCGCTGCAGGCCTGCAAGGAGGCGCTCTCCAAGGCCGAGAAGGAGGCCCCGGCCCGGGAGAACCGAGCCCGCTCCGAGTGCGCGCTCCAGACCCAGCTGCAGCTGCGGGACAAGGAGGCGCTGCGCCAGGAGCGCGACGCGCTGGCCCGGGAGCTGGACGCCAGGCGGCAGGAGGTTGAGCAGCTGCGCTCCAAGCTGGACATCAGCGACAAGGCCCTGGAAACCTGCATCAGGGCCAAG TCCCAGATCATCCCCCAGAAGACTGTGGTGGTGCCGCCTCAGCCGCCATCCATCAAGGACATCA ACCCCGCGGCAGTGGAGGAGTTTAAGAAGAAGATTCTAGAGTCTCAGGGCCTCCAGAGGAGCAACACTGCGCCCGCTTCCAG